DNA from Bradyrhizobium japonicum USDA 6:
CCGCGTCCGCTCCTTGGACACTTCGTATTTCCTCCCTTGTAGCCGATCGCGGCGCGACTATCGTCTTTGCGAATGCGCAGCGATTGCGGGACGCCACCGTAGGATCGCGCGCGGCCGGTATCAAGTTCGCCGCAGTGCGGCGAATGCGATGCCCTCGGGAGGACGTCGATGGAAATCACCGCGCTCGGCTATATCGGGATCAATTCATCCCAGCTCGATCAGTGGGGCCAGATGGCGACCGGGCTGCTCGGCATGCAGCAGGTCGATCGCGGCGGCAAGATGCGCGCCTTCCGCATGGATGATCGCAAGCAGCGCCTGATCGTCGATGGCAGCAGCGACGCGGGCCTTGCGGTGATGGGCTGGGAGGTTCCCTCGACGGCGGAGCTGGATCAGTTGGCTGGGCGGCTGGAAAACCACGGCGTGAACGTGACGCGCGGATCGCGCGCGCTCGCCGACGAGCGTCACGTGGCCGAATTGATCGCGTTCGCCGACCCCGCAGGCAACCGGCTCGAGGCCTTCTGCAAGCCGGGGCTTGCGAGCGAACCTTTCAAGCCGGGCCGGCCGATCACGGGTTTCCGCACCGGGGCACTTGGCATGGGGCATGTTGTGCTCAATGTCGAGAACGTCGAACCGTTGGTGCCGTTCTATCGAGACGTGCTCGGCTTCCGCGTCTCCGATTTCGGGCTGAAGCCGTATGGGCTCTATTTCTTCCACGTCAACGGCCGCCACCACTCCTTTGCGATGGTCGGGTCGGGGCGGAAGGCCCTGCACCATTTCATGGTCGAACTCGGCAGCCTCGACGATGTCGGGCAGGGCTACGACCTTGCGCAGCTCGAAGATGGCCGCGTCGTCTACACACTGGGTCGGCACACCAACGACCACATGACCTCGTTCTACGTGAATACGCCGTCCGGCTTCTTCATCGAATATGGCTGGGGCGGGCGCGTGATCGATCCCGAGACCTGGCAGCCGCACGAGACCTTTGACGGGCCCTCGCTGTGGGGCCACGAGCGCCTTTACATGCCGGAGGAGCCGCGCAAGCGCCTGCGCGACATGCGGCTGGATGCGGCGGCCCGCGGCGTCCGTGTCGCCGACCCGCGCGTTCCGCCGCTTAACTGCGCATGGCTGGACGCGGTGGTCGCGCGCGAATGATCCGCGGCGACGCGGCAATTATCTGACATCCAAGGAAGGGACGATATGCTCAACACCCTCTTGAGGGCGGGCCTTGTGCTGCTCGCGTTCAGCACTTCTGCCTCGGCCGAACCGATCAAGGTCACATTGCTGGGCACCGGGGTACCGACGCCGCGGCCAACCAGTTTCAGCGCTTCGACGCTGGTCGAGGCGGGGAGCGAGAAGCTGCTGTTCGATCTCGGCCGCGGCTCGACCATGCAGCTCTACAAGCTGAAGATCCCGCTCGGCGCGATCACCGCGAACTTCATCACCCATCTGCATTCCGACCACCTCGTCGGTCTTCCCGACATGTGGCTGACCGGCTGGCTCGCCACGCCATGGGCGTCACGCAAAGGACCTATGAAGCTCTATGGCCCCAAGGGCACCGTCGCCATGACGGAGAACCTGACCAAGGCGTTCGCCGACGACATCCGCATTCGCATCGACGACGAGCATCTCGATCCCGGGGCGATCACTTTCGCCGCAAAGGATATCGAACGCGGGCTGGTCTACGACAACAACAGCGTCAAGGTCACCGCGATCGAGGTCAACCATGGTGACAAGATCAAGCCGTCGTTCGGCTATGTCGTCGAATATGGCGGCCAAAAGGTCGTGCTATCCGGCGACACCAAATACGATGAGCGCATCGCGAAGGCGGCTGAAGGCACCGATCTGCTGATCCACGAGGTTGCGGTGATCGAGCCGGAGCTGCTGGTCAGAAATCCGGTCTATAAGGACATCCAGGCGCACCACACGTCACCCGAGGAAGCCGGCCAGATCTTTGCATCCGCCAAGCCAAAGCTCGCCGTCTATTCCCACATCGTATTCGGCTCGGTGAAACCGGGGCCCGACATTCCGGAGGAGCCGCTGATCCTGCGCACGCGGACCGCCTACAAGGGGCCGCTGCTGGTCGGCCGCGACCTGATGTCGTTCAGGATCGGCGACACGGTCGAGTCATTTGCACCTGACGGAGCGAAGCTGGAGCCTTAAGCTTTCGTCGAGATCAGACCTCCGTCAATATCCCTTGCCGCAGCGCCAGCCGGACCAGCTCGATGTCGGAGCCGACGCCGAGCTTGTCCTTGATCAGCGAATGCAGGTTCGCCACCGTCTTCGGGCTGACGTGGAGCGTCTCGGCGATCTCCTCCGTGGTGTTCTCGGCGAGCAGCAGCCGCAACACCTCGAACTCGCGCGGCGTGAGCACGTCGGCGGCCGAGCTCTCGCCGCTGATACGGCTGAGCGCGAGCTCGTGGTCGATGTCGGGGCTGATGGCGATCTTGCCGGCGAGCACGTCCATAACGGCGCGCACCAGCGTCTCGGGCGGGCTGGTCTTGGTGACATAGCCCCGCGCGCCGGCGCGGATCGCCTGCACGGCGAAGCCGGCATTCTCGTGCATGGTGAAGACGAGGATCCGCGCCGCCTTGTCCCATTGCCTGATGCGCCTGACGGCCTCGATGCCGCCGATGCCGGGCATGCTCAGATCCATGATGACGAGGTCGGGCACCTCGGATTTGAACAGACGGTACGCCTCGGCGCCGTCGGCGGCTTCCGCGACGACGCGAAGCCCGGGCTGCTTCTGGAGCACGGAGCGATAGCCCTCGCGGACGACGGAATGGTCGTCGACCAGCAGGATGGTCGCATCGGCCGCGCTCATGCCGCGCGCTCCAATGGCTGCCGGTCGAGGCCTGCAAGCGGAATGACCACGCGCAGCGCGGAGCCGCCGTTCGGCGCGGCCTCGAAGCTCAACTGGCCGCGCAAGGCCGCGACGCGCTCGCGCATGCCGAGCAGGCCCATTCCGGATTTTACGACGGGATCGTTCGACCGTCCGTCGTCGTCGATCGCAAGTGCGATCTCGTCGGCACGCATCGCAAGCTCCAGGCTGACCCGTGTGGCGCCGGCATGCTTGGCGGCATTGGTGAGCGCCTCCTGCACGATCCGGTAGAGGCTCGCGCTGATCGTGGCCGGCAGGGTGGCGAACGCACCGTCGAACCGGATCGAAAACCGCGTCTGGCCGCGGCTACGCCCGTTCCAGCCCGCAACCAGGCCTTCGAGGCTCGCCACGAGTCCGAGCTCCTCGACGTCGGGCGGGCGCAGCCGGAACAGCGCGCCGCGCAACGTCTCCATCATGCCGGTTGCGGTCCGCGCGATGCCGTCGCACTCGCCAAGCAGGGAGGGGCAGTCCTGTACGGCGGTCTGGCGGGCAGAGGAGGCGAGCGCGCGGATGGCGGCCAGCGACTGGCCGAACTCGTCATGCAGCTCGCGCGCGAGATGGCGGCGCTCCTCGTCCTGGAGTGCGATCAGTTTCCGCGTCAGCTCGCTGCGCTCGGCCAGCGCGGTGTCGAGGCTTTCGGCCAGATGGTTGAAGACGTCGCGGATCGCCGACAGCTCGGCGAGATCGAACGGCGGCAGCCGCGTCGAAAGGTCATTGGCGGCGATCCGTTCGAGGCCGGAGCGGATCATGCGGGTGGGGCGCAGCGCACGCGCCAGTGCGGCGTAGACCAGGACGCACAGGAGCGGCAGTGCGATCGCAAGTGCGAGCATCAGGCGGCCGGCCTCGTGCCAGGCGTCGGCCGTCTGCACGGCCGGATCGAGCGAGACCACGGTCTCGCCGAGCTTCGTTCCGCGCACGATCACGGGCCGGGCCGCCTCGCGGCCGGGGTCGAACAGGCTGCGATAGAAGGCCGCGAAGGCTTGCGGCGGCGGGTTCGCCGGTATCGGCGCGCCGCTGCAGAATCGCTGGAGGATGTCGCCGCTCACGCCGCGGAACGCCAGGCACAGGCCGGGCGTCATCACATAGGCGGAAACGGGGTCGAGGTTGGGGAAGTCCGAGCGCGGGCTCGCCACCCACTGGATCTTGCCCTGTTGCAGCTCCAGCGTCTTGGCCACGATGGCGGCGATGTCGTCGAGGCGCGCATGGGCCGCGCGGTCGGCGGTGATGAGGAAATAGGCGGAGATCGCGGCGAAGCACGCGGCCGATATGGCGGCCACGCGCAACGTCAGACGGACCTTGAGATCGAACCTCGGGCGGTTCCACATCGGCGGGCACCTGGTGCGAACGGAATTGTCGCCCCGGCATTAAACGGCAGAACGCAAGCGGCGCAAAGCGCCGCGCTTACCGCGGTGCAACGTCGTGAAATTTTCCCGGCCTTGGTCGGGACCAGCGCAGCTGCATGACCTAAGGCTGCCGTCCAGATTGCGCCGCCGCTCCATCACACGAGGCCCGCATGCGCCGTATCAGCTTGATCCTCTCTGCTTTCCTCCTCTTCGTCCTCCCGGCGGCCTCTTCGCCAGCCGGCGCCGAGGATGCCATCGGCGTTGCCATGGACGATTTCAGCTACACCGATACGTCGGCCGAGCCGGCCAACCAGACCGCCGCCCATGAGCGGCGGCTATCGGCGTTCATGGCCGCGCTCAGGCGGGATATCAGTGCGGACGGCCGTTACCGGCCGGTGCCGTCTGCCCAGGACGGCGCGGCCTTCAAGGTCATCGGCGGCATCCAGAAGACGAGCACGCTGGTGCAATGGGCCAAGGTCGCCGTCATCGACGTCGGCGCCAAGAAGCTCGTGATGGACAAGCTCTACACCTTCCGTGGCGACAACGATGAATCATGGGAGCGTGCCGAGATTTTCGTGTCTCGCGAGGTCATGGCCGCGCTCGCCACGCCTGCGCCGGTCGCGCTGGCCGTGTTCGATTTCGAGCTGGAGGACACGACCGCCGCCTCGGCGGGCGCTTCGGCCGCGTCGGATGCGTCATACCTGGCCGAGGTCACCGGCAGCGTGCGCGAGGCGCTGGGCCAATCCGGCCGCTACCGCATCGTTGATGCCGGCGGCGAGGCGGTCAAGGCGCGCGCCTTGCGGGATTGCGGTGGCTGCGAGGCGGCGATCGCGCAAAAGCTCGGCGCGGATCAGTCGCTGATCGGCGTGGTGCGGCGGGTCAGCCGCACCGAATACACGCTCGGCTTCCAGGTCCGCGATGCCAGGACCGGTGCGGTGCTGTCGCGTGGCGACAGCGGCCTGCGCATGGGTGCCGACTATTCGTGGAAACGGGGCGCGGTCCGGCTGGTCAGCGATAAGCTGATCGGGAGCCAGTAACCGCGATACCAGCCCTAGAACGTCAGCTGCACCTTCATCGACTGCGAGCGGTCGCTGGCGAGTTCGAACGCGGCGACAGCGTTCTCGAACGGCATGGTGGCCGTGATCAGCGGTTTCACGTCGATCAGCCCTTCGCCCATCAGCCGCACCGCGAGCTCGAATTCGGGGTCGAAGCGGAAGGTGCCGCGGAGCTGCAATTCCTTGGCGACGATGGAGTTGATCGGCAGCGTCATCTCGCCGCCGAGACCGAGCTGCACCAGCGTCGCGCCGGGCCGGAGCACGTCGAGCGCGGTGCGGAGCGCGGCCTGGTTGCCGGAGGCCTCGAACAGGGTGTCGAACACGCCCTTGCCGGCGCGCCAGGGATCGAGCGCTGTGGCATCGGTCGCGACATTGATGGCGTGGGTGGCGCCGAGCTTCTTTGCGACCGCAAGAGGCGCGTCGGCGACATCGGTCACCACGATCTCGGACGCGCCGCCGAAGCGCGAGACCAGGATCATCAGCGCACCGATCGGCCCGCAACCCGTGATCAGCACGCGCTTGCCGAGGAGGGGGCCGGCCTGCTTGCCGGCATGCAGGCACACTGCGAGCGGCTCGGCCACTGCGGCTTCCGCCAGCGACAGCTTGTCAGCGATCGGCACGGCTTGCGTGGCATCGACCGTGATGAACTCGCGAAAGCCGCCCTGGACATGGGGGAAGCGCATCGCGCTGCCGAGGAAGCGCATGTCGAGGCACTGGTTGCGCATGCCTTCCTGGCAATGCAGGCACTGGCCGCACGGTCTGCTCGGATTGACGGCGACGCGCGCGCCCGGCTTCACATTGGTGACGCCGTCACCGACGGCCGCGACCACGCCCGCGATCTCGTGGCCCAGCGCCATCGGCTGCTGGATGCGCACGACGCCGAAACCGCCGTGATGATAGTAGTGCAGGTCGGAGCCGCAGATGCCGCCGTTCGCAATCTTGACGCGGACTTCGCCCGGGGCGGGGGCTGGATCGGGATAGCTGTCGATCCGCAGGTCTTTCGGGGCGTGGATGACGACGGCGCGCATGGTCTCGTTCCCTGTTTCGCGATTACATCGCGGCGATCATGCCGCCATCGACATAGATGATCTGTCCGTTGACGTAGGTCGAAGCGTCCGATGCCAGGAAGATCGCCGCGCCCACCAACTCGTCCGGCTTGCCCCAGCGCTTGGAAGGGATGCGACCCATCAGCCAGTTGTTGAAGTCGGTGTTGTTGACCAGCGCCTCGTTCATGTCGGTCAGCATGTAGCCGGGGCCGATCGCGTTGGCCTGGATGCCGTGCTGGGCCCATTCCACCGCCATTGAGCGGGTGAGATTCTTGATGCCGCCCTTGGCCGCGGTGTAGGGCGCGATGGTGGGACGTGCGAGCTCGCTGCCGAGCGAGCCGATATTGATGATCTTGCCACGCTTGCGCGGGATCATGCGCTTGCCGGCCTCGCGGCCGATCACGAAGGCGCTGGTGAGGTCAGTCTCGATCACCTTGCGCCATTCGTCGGTGGTGAACTCGACCA
Protein-coding regions in this window:
- a CDS encoding VOC family protein codes for the protein MEITALGYIGINSSQLDQWGQMATGLLGMQQVDRGGKMRAFRMDDRKQRLIVDGSSDAGLAVMGWEVPSTAELDQLAGRLENHGVNVTRGSRALADERHVAELIAFADPAGNRLEAFCKPGLASEPFKPGRPITGFRTGALGMGHVVLNVENVEPLVPFYRDVLGFRVSDFGLKPYGLYFFHVNGRHHSFAMVGSGRKALHHFMVELGSLDDVGQGYDLAQLEDGRVVYTLGRHTNDHMTSFYVNTPSGFFIEYGWGGRVIDPETWQPHETFDGPSLWGHERLYMPEEPRKRLRDMRLDAAARGVRVADPRVPPLNCAWLDAVVARE
- a CDS encoding MBL fold metallo-hydrolase, which codes for MLNTLLRAGLVLLAFSTSASAEPIKVTLLGTGVPTPRPTSFSASTLVEAGSEKLLFDLGRGSTMQLYKLKIPLGAITANFITHLHSDHLVGLPDMWLTGWLATPWASRKGPMKLYGPKGTVAMTENLTKAFADDIRIRIDDEHLDPGAITFAAKDIERGLVYDNNSVKVTAIEVNHGDKIKPSFGYVVEYGGQKVVLSGDTKYDERIAKAAEGTDLLIHEVAVIEPELLVRNPVYKDIQAHHTSPEEAGQIFASAKPKLAVYSHIVFGSVKPGPDIPEEPLILRTRTAYKGPLLVGRDLMSFRIGDTVESFAPDGAKLEP
- a CDS encoding response regulator, with product MSAADATILLVDDHSVVREGYRSVLQKQPGLRVVAEAADGAEAYRLFKSEVPDLVIMDLSMPGIGGIEAVRRIRQWDKAARILVFTMHENAGFAVQAIRAGARGYVTKTSPPETLVRAVMDVLAGKIAISPDIDHELALSRISGESSAADVLTPREFEVLRLLLAENTTEEIAETLHVSPKTVANLHSLIKDKLGVGSDIELVRLALRQGILTEV
- a CDS encoding HAMP domain-containing sensor histidine kinase, whose protein sequence is MWNRPRFDLKVRLTLRVAAISAACFAAISAYFLITADRAAHARLDDIAAIVAKTLELQQGKIQWVASPRSDFPNLDPVSAYVMTPGLCLAFRGVSGDILQRFCSGAPIPANPPPQAFAAFYRSLFDPGREAARPVIVRGTKLGETVVSLDPAVQTADAWHEAGRLMLALAIALPLLCVLVYAALARALRPTRMIRSGLERIAANDLSTRLPPFDLAELSAIRDVFNHLAESLDTALAERSELTRKLIALQDEERRHLARELHDEFGQSLAAIRALASSARQTAVQDCPSLLGECDGIARTATGMMETLRGALFRLRPPDVEELGLVASLEGLVAGWNGRSRGQTRFSIRFDGAFATLPATISASLYRIVQEALTNAAKHAGATRVSLELAMRADEIALAIDDDGRSNDPVVKSGMGLLGMRERVAALRGQLSFEAAPNGGSALRVVIPLAGLDRQPLERAA
- a CDS encoding DUF3280 domain-containing protein, giving the protein MRRISLILSAFLLFVLPAASSPAGAEDAIGVAMDDFSYTDTSAEPANQTAAHERRLSAFMAALRRDISADGRYRPVPSAQDGAAFKVIGGIQKTSTLVQWAKVAVIDVGAKKLVMDKLYTFRGDNDESWERAEIFVSREVMAALATPAPVALAVFDFELEDTTAASAGASAASDASYLAEVTGSVREALGQSGRYRIVDAGGEAVKARALRDCGGCEAAIAQKLGADQSLIGVVRRVSRTEYTLGFQVRDARTGAVLSRGDSGLRMGADYSWKRGAVRLVSDKLIGSQ
- a CDS encoding L-idonate 5-dehydrogenase; amino-acid sequence: MRAVVIHAPKDLRIDSYPDPAPAPGEVRVKIANGGICGSDLHYYHHGGFGVVRIQQPMALGHEIAGVVAAVGDGVTNVKPGARVAVNPSRPCGQCLHCQEGMRNQCLDMRFLGSAMRFPHVQGGFREFITVDATQAVPIADKLSLAEAAVAEPLAVCLHAGKQAGPLLGKRVLITGCGPIGALMILVSRFGGASEIVVTDVADAPLAVAKKLGATHAINVATDATALDPWRAGKGVFDTLFEASGNQAALRTALDVLRPGATLVQLGLGGEMTLPINSIVAKELQLRGTFRFDPEFELAVRLMGEGLIDVKPLITATMPFENAVAAFELASDRSQSMKVQLTF
- a CDS encoding SDR family oxidoreductase, whose translation is MSTALFDLSGRTALVTGSSRGLGRAIAEGMAKAGARIIINGVDPKRVEQAVAEFRAAGHQAEGAAFNVTDEPAIVAAFNDFDRQGIAVDILVNNAGIQHRKPLVEFTTDEWRKVIETDLTSAFVIGREAGKRMIPRKRGKIINIGSLGSELARPTIAPYTAAKGGIKNLTRSMAVEWAQHGIQANAIGPGYMLTDMNEALVNNTDFNNWLMGRIPSKRWGKPDELVGAAIFLASDASTYVNGQIIYVDGGMIAAM